In Kryptolebias marmoratus isolate JLee-2015 linkage group LG20, ASM164957v2, whole genome shotgun sequence, a genomic segment contains:
- the mtf2 gene encoding metal-response element-binding transcription factor 2: MRDSGVVDHPSLQHRAHPEQQQTVSLSPSRHSARGEYGEDDMTARFTEGQDVLARWSDGLFYLGTITKIDHEKQRCFVVFEDRSKSWVLWKDIQTGDEDEQDDDDDDIVCSICQDETSEEPNEIVICDKCGQGYHQMCHSPIIDAAVIDSDDKWLCSECELMSLSKRGSSHRKGSSAKGFLQHGQQQHMELRLSFPYVLEELVWEQGHQTNMQQCYCYCGGPGDWYLKMLQCHRCQQWFHEACLHCLQMPMLYGDRFYVFICSVCNGGPEYLTRLPLNWKDVVHLSLYNLSVIHKKKYFDFDMELMAYVNENWELLQLGELSNAPRSERFDNVLEALNNNSCTFMSGKEVKKKKHLFGLRIRFPPSPPNCDEPTYNVMEKASHEITIKGCKSTKALSAMKSPSALTNGTEKKKKKKKKKKRKQEMHSLETLAKPQRSSELLSMEPRKPHPLVSHALDHLTSGNTRSDRSLLSFRTSDVESIGALSTSETTSTSISRQSSLCSSSKIQTTACHMPLTSPPLKRKRGRPRRTLQAPNREILPSPSHADTNPSATEMLTLTGLHSTDIVHGMDPNSQLSHLKNSISSYFGVAGRLACGEKYKVLARRVTLDGKVQYLVEWEGVTAS; encoded by the exons ATGAG AGACTCTGGGGTTGTGGATCACCCATCTCTCCAGCACAGAGCTCACCCCGAGCAGCAGCAAACGGTGTCCTTGTCGCCCAGTAGACACTCTGCAAGGGGGGAGTATGGAGAAGACGACATGACGGCCCGGTTTACAGAAGGGCAGGACGTGTTAGCCAGGTGGTCAGATGGGCTGTTCTATCTGGGAACGATCACAAAG ATAGATCATGAAAAGCAGCgatgctttgttgtttttgaggaTCGATCCAAGTCGTGGGTTCTTTGGAAGGATATTCAAACTG gtgatgaagatgaacaggatgatgacgatgatgacaTTGTGTGCTCCATATGCCAGGATGAAACTTCAGAAGAACCCAATGAGATTGTCATTTGTGACAAATGTGGACAAG GTTACCATCAGATGTGTCACTCCCCCATCATCGACGCCGCTGTCATTGACTCTGATGACAAATGGCTGTGCTCAGAATGTGAACTCATGTCTCTGTCAAAG AGGGGGAGTTCACACCGGAAGGGGTCATCTGCTAAAGGCTTTTTGCAACacgggcagcagcagcacatgGAGCTGCGTCTGTCCTTCCCATATGTCCTGGAGGAGCTTGTTTGGGAGCAGGGCCATCAGACCAACATGCAGCAGTGCTACTGCTACTGTGGTGGTCCTGGAGA ctgGTACCTGAAGATGCTGCAGTGCCACAGGTGTCAGCAGTGGTTCCATGAAGCTTGTCTCCATTGCTTACAGATGCCCATGCTCTACGGAGATAG GTTTTATGTCTTCATCTGTTCTGTGTGCAACGGTGGACCAGAGTACCTCACCCGACTGCCTCTCAACTG GAAGGATGTTGTACATCTGAGTTTGTACAACTTGAGTGTAATCCACAAGAAAAAGTACTTTGACTTTGACATGGAGTTGATGGCTTACGTCAATGAAAACTGGGAGCTACTGCAGCTAGGCGAG CTCTCCAACGCTCCAAGATCCGAGCGATTTGATAATGTTCTTGAGGCCTTAAACAACAATAGCTGCAC ATTCATGTCAGGAAAggaggtaaagaaaaagaagcacttGTTTGGCCTCAGGATTCGGTTCCCCCCATCTCCCCCCAACTGTGATGAGCCAACTTACAACGTGATGGAGAAAGCTTCACATGAGATCACCATTAAAGGATGCAAGTCCACCAAAGCTTTGTCTGCAATGAA AAGTCCCAGCGCTTTAACCAATggcacagagaagaagaagaagaagaaaaaaaagaaaaagaggaagcaaGAGATGCATTCTCTGGAGACCCTGGCTAAACCACAACGGTCTAGCGAGCTCCTGTCTATG GAACCAAGAAAACCTCACCCACTGGTGTCTCATGCGTTGGATCATTTGACTTCTGGCAA CACCAGGAGTGACCGGTCTTTGCTGTCTTTTCGAACTTCAGATGTCGAATCGATCGGAGCCCTCAGCACCTCAGAAACTACCTCAACGAGCATTTCGAGACAGTCCAG CCTCTGTAGCTCCAGCAAGATTCAAACAACAGCCTGTCACATGCCTCTTACTTCTCCACCTTTAAAACGAAAACGTGGGCGACCGCGGCGGACCCTGCAGGCCCCCAACCGGGAGATCCTCCCATCTCCCAGCCACGCAGACACAAACCCCTCGGCCACAGAGATGCTCACCCTCACAGGGCTTCACTCCACAGACATAGTTCATGGCATGGACCCCAACAGTCAGCTCTCACACCTCAAGAACTCTATCAGCAGCTATTTCGGAGTAGCGGGCCGTCTGGCTTGTGGGGAGAAGTACAAGGTCCTGGCCCGACGGGTCACGCTCGACGGCAAGGTGCAGTATTTGGTGGAATGGGAGGGAGTCACTGCCTCATAG